The following coding sequences are from one Apodemus sylvaticus chromosome X, mApoSyl1.1, whole genome shotgun sequence window:
- the LOC127675364 gene encoding putative MAGE domain-containing protein MAGEA13P: protein MSHRQKHDQGLEGQLREDVPAAKEEVVTSEKVAAAEDPQETSSSSSIQASASSSASKGSGGQAERGQSTSKAYLFSKFLLSNELRKKVTDLVKFLSFKYVTNEPVTEAEILKRVVKEYKRFHASIFKHACECMEVVFGIEVKEVDPVNHTYMLVKILDLTYDGRISNEEGIPKTGLLVLILGVIFMEGNRASEKKIWEVLNVVGVRCDQHDFICGNPRKFITEDLVLENYLVYQPIPNSDPPSYEFLWGPRAQAETSKMKVLQFFCKVAGSSPTSFTALYMEALKDEEERARALLASTAISTSVDNSGSGDKASGVSHPE from the coding sequence ATGTCCCACAGGCAGAAGCATGATCAAGGCCTTGAGGGCCAGCTAAGGGAGGATGTTCCTGCAGCTAAAGAAGAGGTGGTGACCTCGGAGAAGGTAGCTGCTGCAGAGGATCCCCAGGAaacctcctcatcttcttccatcCAAGCCTCGGCATCaagctcagcaagtaaaggttcTGGTGGTCAAGCAGAGAGAGGTCAAAGTACCTCAAAGGCCTACCTATTCTCCAAGTTTTTACTCAGCAATGAGCTTCGGAAGAAGGTTACCGATTTGGTGAAGTTTCTGAGTTTCAAGTATGTAACAAATGAGCCTgtcacagaagcagaaattcTGAAGCGTGTTGTTAAGGAGTACAAGCGCTTCCATGCATCGATCTTCAAGCATGCCTGTGAATGCATGGAAGTGGTGTTTGGCATTGAAGTAAAGGAAGTGGATCCTGTGAACCACACCTACATGCTCGTGAAAATCCTTGACCTCACCTATGATGGGCGGATCAGCAATGAAGAGGGGATACCCAAGACCGGCCTCCTGGTGCTTATCCTGGGTGTGATCTTCATGGAAGGCAACCGCGCCTCTGAGAAGAAGATCTGGGAGGTGCTGAATGTTGTTGGTGTGCGTTGTGACCAGCATGATTTTATATGCGGGAATCCCAGAAAGTTCATCACTGAAGATCTGGTGTTAGAAAATTACCTGGTGTACCAGCCAATACCCAACAGTGATCCTCCAAGTTATGAGTTCCTGTGGGGCCCAAGGGCCCAAGCTGAAACAAGCAAAATGAAAGTCCTGCAGTTTTTCTGCAAGGTTGCTGGGAGTAGCCCCACTTCCTTCACTGCTTTGTATATGGAAGCTCTGAAAGATGAAGAGGAGAGAGCCCGGGCTCTACTTGCTTCCACAGCCATTTCTACTTCTGTGGACAATTCAGGTTCTGGAGACAAGGCCAGTGGTGTCTCCCACCCTGAGTAA